A genomic segment from Streptomyces sp. TLI_235 encodes:
- a CDS encoding helix-turn-helix protein: MAETTATPFTDLVRNRRAKLGLSLRALADRCIDPVTGAQPIKFGWIDRLEKGKPVLIPGEVELRALAVGLDLPPARLQDEASVQFMGTGPLAAWSEDSSVRATVANMMDLSPADREELAEMVELFARRRRERREQSDS; this comes from the coding sequence ATGGCCGAGACCACTGCGACACCCTTCACGGACCTCGTGCGCAACCGCCGCGCGAAACTCGGCCTCTCACTCCGGGCGCTCGCCGACCGCTGCATCGACCCCGTGACCGGCGCGCAGCCGATCAAATTCGGATGGATCGACCGGTTGGAGAAGGGGAAGCCCGTCCTCATCCCCGGAGAGGTGGAGCTCCGGGCGCTCGCGGTCGGCCTGGATCTCCCGCCGGCCCGCCTGCAGGACGAGGCCTCGGTCCAGTTCATGGGTACCGGCCCATTGGCTGCATGGAGCGAGGACAGTTCGGTTCGGGCGACCGTCGCCAACATGATGGATCTGAGCCCAGCCGACCGTGAGGAGCTTGCCGAGATGGTCGAGCTGTTCGCCCGTCGCCGCCGGGAACGGCGCGAGCAGAGCGATTCCTGA
- a CDS encoding site-specific recombinase XerD has product MAATIRERKRKDGGITYTVLWRAGGKAGAKQESEIFPDSIEKAADKAVIFKSLVDMHGQQWPPGWVRGKGFVQAEPNVPTDPPFIDWARACNAKTEEHVSSRVFKNRTQHIDRHFPRLVHRRDDGTTEPATVDNITSEDLTRWANTQRRGVPDPAKPGRWLIRPAAPSSIQLRLNLASGYFEKAMSARPKLRDNNPCGDARLSRLDDGQLDQEMCFLSAAEYERIRYEILRTGRAGEEAADLADVLVGTGLRWGEATALKVKDLRLDDAEPTLTVSRTWRREADNTYTLQAPKTARSRRTIDLSRGLVELLRRRSVGKSPDDLLLTTVGGAAWRDVNFRKKRWKPAVDAAIAGGLPRRPRIHDLRHTHVAWLIAEKVPLPAIQARLGHRSITTTIDRYGHLDRRLGAEIAAAVDRSLPVFSDGGLRLVG; this is encoded by the coding sequence ATGGCTGCGACCATCAGAGAGCGAAAGCGCAAGGACGGCGGCATCACCTACACCGTCCTCTGGCGCGCCGGCGGCAAGGCCGGCGCCAAGCAGGAGTCGGAGATCTTCCCCGACAGCATTGAAAAGGCCGCCGACAAGGCAGTGATCTTCAAGAGTCTCGTCGACATGCACGGCCAGCAGTGGCCGCCCGGCTGGGTCCGCGGCAAGGGCTTCGTCCAGGCCGAGCCCAACGTTCCGACCGACCCGCCGTTCATCGACTGGGCACGAGCCTGCAACGCCAAGACCGAGGAACACGTCAGCTCCCGCGTCTTCAAGAACCGCACCCAGCACATCGACCGCCACTTCCCACGGCTCGTCCACCGGCGCGACGATGGCACGACCGAACCCGCCACCGTCGACAACATCACGTCGGAAGACCTCACCCGCTGGGCCAACACCCAGCGCCGCGGCGTACCCGACCCGGCCAAGCCCGGCAGGTGGCTCATCCGCCCAGCCGCGCCCAGCAGCATTCAACTCCGCCTCAACCTTGCCAGCGGCTACTTCGAGAAGGCCATGAGCGCGCGGCCGAAGCTGCGCGACAACAACCCGTGCGGTGACGCACGCCTGTCCCGCCTCGATGACGGTCAGCTCGACCAGGAAATGTGCTTTCTCAGCGCAGCCGAGTACGAGCGGATTCGCTACGAGATCCTCCGCACCGGCCGAGCCGGCGAGGAGGCAGCCGATCTCGCCGACGTCCTCGTGGGTACGGGCCTCCGCTGGGGCGAGGCAACCGCCCTCAAGGTCAAGGACCTGCGGCTCGACGACGCCGAGCCGACGCTCACGGTCTCGCGCACGTGGCGCCGCGAGGCCGACAACACGTACACGCTGCAGGCCCCGAAGACGGCGCGCTCCCGCCGCACGATCGACCTGTCTCGGGGGTTGGTCGAGCTTCTGCGGCGTCGCTCGGTCGGCAAGAGCCCCGACGACCTCCTCCTGACCACGGTGGGCGGGGCGGCCTGGCGTGACGTCAACTTCAGAAAGAAGAGGTGGAAGCCCGCCGTAGACGCCGCGATCGCGGGCGGTCTCCCACGGCGGCCGCGCATCCATGACCTGCGGCACACGCACGTGGCGTGGCTGATCGCGGAGAAGGTGCCGCTGCCGGCGATCCAGGCCCGCCTCGGGCACCGTTCGATCACGACGACGATCGACCGGTACGGGCACCTTGACCGGCGGCTGGGTGCGGAGATCGCCGCCGCTGTCGACCGGTCGCTGCCGGTGTTCAGCGACGGCGGCCTCCGTCTGGTGGGCTGA